The Dehalococcoidales bacterium genome window below encodes:
- a CDS encoding 4Fe-4S binding protein, with product MAYKINPKICLKCGLCVNRCPENAIVGKPFQQDELSLTSVAIDPRKCTDCGVCVSEEFWCPAKAISRA from the coding sequence GTGGCTTATAAAATCAATCCTAAAATCTGTCTCAAATGCGGCCTTTGTGTTAACCGCTGCCCGGAAAATGCTATTGTGGGCAAACCTTTCCAGCAGGATGAACTCAGCCTGACGTCCGTGGCCATCGACCCCAGGAAATGCACCGATTGCGGAGTCTGCGTTTCCGAGGAGTTCTGGTGCCCGGCCAAGGCTATCTCCAGGGCATAG
- a CDS encoding IclR family transcriptional regulator: MIKSAVKTKRKPSPFKSIFRTAEILGCLNKGITTVSEISKTLKINKSTVYRLLQALGETGITIRNPINRRYYIGKLIAELAANPSITHQTLVLCSISEMERLSKLTGESIAVNVLIGINTYLLHEIPSTQEIQIVARSRISANLHAGGTSKVLLAQLPAKELKIVMNNLSFERLTDRTVTSKEELMAQLKEIRKQEYVIGTGERAHGAMSISVPIKNYILPACLGILGLEDRIKPRTAEYVDALLESGARVRYNLSRLSKNGTFA; this comes from the coding sequence ATGATAAAAAGTGCCGTAAAGACTAAAAGGAAGCCCTCTCCCTTCAAGTCCATTTTCCGCACGGCGGAAATCCTCGGCTGTCTCAACAAGGGCATTACCACGGTATCGGAAATCTCCAAGACTTTAAAAATCAATAAATCCACGGTTTACCGGCTGCTCCAGGCCCTGGGGGAAACGGGCATTACCATCCGTAACCCCATCAACCGCCGCTACTACATCGGCAAATTAATCGCGGAACTGGCCGCGAACCCGAGCATCACCCACCAGACCCTGGTGCTGTGCTCCATCAGTGAAATGGAGCGCTTGTCCAAGCTGACCGGGGAGTCCATCGCCGTCAATGTGCTCATCGGCATCAATACCTACCTGCTGCATGAAATCCCCAGCACGCAGGAAATCCAGATTGTAGCCAGGAGCAGAATCAGCGCCAACCTGCACGCCGGCGGCACTTCCAAGGTGCTGCTGGCCCAACTGCCCGCCAAAGAGCTGAAAATAGTCATGAACAACCTGAGTTTCGAGCGATTGACGGACCGCACCGTTACCAGCAAGGAAGAGCTGATGGCACAATTGAAAGAAATCAGGAAGCAGGAATACGTCATCGGCACCGGCGAACGGGCCCACGGAGCGATGAGTATTTCCGTGCCTATCAAGAACTACATTTTACCCGCTTGCCTCGGCATCCTGGGGCTGGAAGACCGCATTAAACCCCGGACGGCGGAATACGTGGATGCCCTGCTGGAGTCCGGCGCCCGCGTCCGCTATAACCTCTCCCGGCTGTCCAAAAACGGCACTTTCGCCTGA
- a CDS encoding ABC transporter permease: protein MSSNTFTIAWRVMLQVARDRRTIALILIVPLVIATIAGFSLTDKNTLNNAAPGILAILIFFFGFLITGISFLRERTQGTLERLMAAPLTRMDIVAGYLLGLLIFALIQTLIMFFYMIYVLNISYRGDLWQILIFQVLIGIVAVCMGTFFSAFARNEFQMIQFIPLVIVPQIFVSGLFIPVRQLPAVLEWISKFLPLTYGVEGIKALMQQGQSLLDVGKDIGILAAFAVGFLVLASLTLKKSA, encoded by the coding sequence ATGTCCAGTAATACGTTTACCATCGCCTGGAGGGTGATGCTGCAGGTAGCGCGGGACCGCCGCACCATCGCGCTGATACTTATCGTGCCGCTGGTGATAGCCACCATCGCGGGTTTCAGCCTGACGGATAAAAACACGCTGAACAACGCCGCGCCCGGCATACTGGCCATACTGATTTTCTTCTTCGGCTTCCTAATAACCGGCATCAGCTTTTTGAGAGAGCGCACCCAGGGCACGCTGGAGCGCCTGATGGCCGCGCCGCTGACCCGCATGGATATCGTGGCCGGCTACCTGCTGGGACTGCTTATCTTCGCGCTGATACAAACGCTGATCATGTTCTTTTACATGATTTACGTGCTGAATATCAGCTACCGCGGCGATTTGTGGCAAATCCTGATTTTCCAGGTGCTTATCGGCATCGTGGCGGTATGCATGGGCACTTTCTTTTCCGCCTTCGCCCGGAACGAGTTCCAGATGATACAGTTCATCCCGCTGGTTATCGTGCCGCAGATATTCGTCAGCGGGCTTTTCATACCCGTCCGGCAGCTGCCCGCCGTCCTGGAGTGGATATCCAAGTTTTTGCCACTGACCTACGGGGTGGAGGGGATTAAAGCACTGATGCAGCAGGGGCAAAGCCTGCTGGACGTGGGCAAGGATATAGGCATACTGGCGGCGTTCGCGGTAGGATTTTTAGTGCTGGCTTCCTTAACGCTGAAAAAAAGCGCGTAG